gcagggctggggctgggagcttCTGGGCACAGCACTGGGACTGTCCAGGGCAGGCTGAGCCTTGCGGGTGAGCTGCAGGCACTGGTTAGACCTGGGGAGGCAACCACAACCCCCAGCTCAGCCTCCGCCCCTGCCTGGCCCATCTGCGAAGGAGCCCACTGCCTGCCACGGTGGTCAGGCCTCCCCGCACGCCCCGCTCGCAGCATCTCAGCCCTCTTTTCTTCGCAGCCGATGGGACGAGCACATACAAACAGCACCGCAGGACGCCCTCTTCCTCCAGCTCCCTCGCCTACTCCCCGCGGGACGAGGAGGACAGCATGGTAGGTCTGCGCCTTGCTCCCCCGTCCCCACCCCTCCAGAGCCCGCCTCCCACCATGCCCTCCCTCCAAGCGCCCGGGGCCCAGGAGGAGCTGAAGGTGGGGGCTGAGCCGCGAGCTCAGGTCAGAGGGTGAAGCAAGCTGGTGTCAGGGGCCCAGCATGTGCGACACCCTGAGGCCTGAGCACCCATGGCTGGGTTTCCAGAGAGAGGCTCTGGTGAGGGTGGCTGAGCCAGAGGGTGTGGCGCCTGCAGGCTGAGAGGAGGCAAGTTTGGCTCCATCTTGTGGGGGTGGGAGCCACAGAAGGTTCATTCGGGAGGGTAACAAGATCagatccccattttttttttttttttttgggctgcgttgggtctttgttgctgcacgtgggctttagttgcggtgagtgggggctaatcttctttgcggtgcgcaggcttctcattgcagtggcttctcttgttgcggagcacgggctcgagggcgcacaggctcagtagttgtggcgcacaggcttagttgctccacggcatgtgggatcttcccggaccagggcttgaacctgtgtcccctgcattggcaggtagattcttaaccactgcaccaccagggaagttcccagacCCCCATTTTTAAAGCTTCCTCTGTTGCTGAGCAGAGGATGAATGGGTGGGTTGCCGGGTAGAGGCAGAGGCCCCGAGTCTGGGGTTTCTGACGAGGGAGACGGGGTTCAGCAGGTGGGGAGAGATGGACAGGCCCAGGCTGGGGTCAGTGAGGAAGGGCTTTGGGTCAGAGTTGGAGCTGGCTGTCGGTGCCCAGGCCACGTGGCCAGGGTCACAGTGGCCATTCCCTGTTTGTCTGTCCTCGCCCGGCTCTGGGACTGCTGCAGGAAGCGAAGGCTGGCCCGGCTGGTGGGCGCTGCCCGGGTGAGGGAGGTCCCTGTCTGCGGGCATGCTGGGGACACTGATCTCTGCTGCATCTGCTCGGGGAAGCCGGGCCCTGGAACTGCCCGGCCAGCCTCCCTCTGCCCGCGGTGGGTCCCACACCCCAGGCTGGCGGGGAGGGGATCATTCCAACAGTCCCCACACCCACAGAGGCTCAGACAGAGGCAGCCAGGCCCCAGAGTGGCTGGGACCTAGAGGGGGCAGGTGGGCTGGGCGTGGAGGCAGGAGGTTTATGGCTCATGAATGAAGCTTCGGGCCAGGAGGGGAAGAGCGTGGAGAGCGATTGCTCTTGGAGTATCTCTTCTGGAGGGTTCCAGGcccagaggggaggaagggacagTACCCCTTGCCCTGGCACTCCCCCAGATCCGTGTTTCTGGTGGCTCAGGCAGAGACGAGCACCCGTGGCCCCCCCTCCTGCTCTCAGAAGCTTGGCTGGGGTTTGGTGGGGGTGTCCCCGCCTccccccagggagcctcactgGCCTGGGCTAGTGTCCCCGGCCAGGACGGCCAGGCGGGTGGCTGAGCCCAGCGGGCACCTGGAGCCCTGCAGCTTCCCGTGGCCAGCCTTCCACCCGCTTCCCTCCAGCAGTCTGGGGGCTGTGGCCACCCCCGCCCCAGGATTGGCTGGTGGAGGTGTCCCCTCTGCGGCCTACATTCCCTCAcgggaagcaggaagcaggcCGAGCGTGTCCTCGTAGAATTGAATAGCAGGAAGTCTCTCCATTTACACAAAGAAAGTTGGCAGATGTGAGCAGGCGTCCCAGCCACAGGGCCGGGACTGCCAGGCAGGCGGGGCCTGGGCGTCACAGCGGCTCCCCGCGCACAGCCGGGCCGTGGGCTAAGTGGGCGCCCACTGGGACGGGGGTCCGAGCCCGGCCCTCCTGCCAGCTGACGGCCGCCTGTCTGCCCGCAGCCCCCCATCAGCACCCCGCGCCGCTCTGACTCGGCCATCTCTGTCCGCTCCCTGCACTCGGAGTCCAGCATGTCCCTGCGCTCCACGTTCTCTCTgcccgaggaggaggaggagccggtAGGTGTGGCCGGGCAGGCTCGGTGCAGACTCCAAGGGACCCTCCCCGTCCTGGGGCGGTGGGGGCACCTTCCCCGCAGGCCCTGATCGGGGCCCCTGATCCGCACGGGTCCACGTCAGGGACtcggggggctgggctgggtccCCCAGGCACGTTCttctcactccccaccccagggGCTGCCCAGGCATCAGCTTTGGGAATGAAAGGCGGGTCCCACATGGGGCCCTTTCTAGTCTCTGTCCCAGGGAGAGGGTAGGTGTCATGGGGTGAGGGCATGGCTGGAGGGGTCCTTCCTGCTCAGGTCTGCTGGAGCTCAGGCCCAGCCCTAGCCTTCAACGGACTCCTCCTCTCAGGACACACCCCGGCCGAGGTGCTTCCACCCCAAGAGGGCAGCCCAGGCCCgcaggggaaggggctgggtgCCCTGGGTGCCTGCACCCATGTCAGCAGTCCCAGGCCCCACCCTCACCCAGCCCTGCCTGTTCTAGGAGCCGCTGGTGTTTGCCGAGCAGCCCTCGGTGAAGCTCTGCTGCCAGCTCTGCTGCAGTGTGTTCAAGGACCCTGTGATCACCACGTGTGGGGTGAGGCTGCCCCTCCCCGACCTGTGCAGCACCGTGAGGCCCCTTTCATGGGGAGCCTTGGCCTCGCTCACAGGCCTGGTCTGGCCCCCAGCAGGTGCCCTTTGCAGTGGGCACGGGGTGGGGGCAGCTCTGCGGCCACACCCCAATCCGCCCGTTGTCTCCACAGCACACCTTCTGTCGAAGATGCGCCTTGAAGTCAGGTAGGGCCCTCTCAGCCTAGGCTCAGCCACCTTTATTCCCCAGCGGCGGGGAGGTCCCTCCGGGGAGGTCCGGCCTGGGCCCAGCACTGATGGAGACCCTGGCTGCACAGCTGCTTCTCCCTAGTCCTCCTGCAGCAGTGGTTCCTGGGTGACTGCTCGGGCCAGGCTCAGGCCAGGCTCAAGACCTTGACAAGCATGGCAGCTCAGAGCCTGCCCCACGGGGGGTGTGGGTGGGCCTTCTGGGCACAGCGCCCACTCTCTCGGACGCTGCCCCTGCTGTCAAGGCTGCTGGCCTTACCGTCTCAGGCCTTAGCGGCTGGCCCAGGGCTGGCCCTCTCCATGCTGTGTCCCCAGCTCTCTTGGCCCTGCCCCAGACTCTCAGGTCAACTGAGAGGCCTCTGCCACCACCTGCTCACACAGTGGTCATTCTCGGTGGCCCAGCCGTGCACCCTTTCCTGTTCCGGGTGCCCCAGAGGGAAAGTAGATAGGTGGATTAGGCCCCTGACAGAGGCTCAGCCCACCCAGCTGAGAGAGCGTGTTCCAGGCCTGCCGCCCACCAGGGAATGGTCTCCCCCAGAGCAGCCTGGCCACAGTGCCCAGGGCAGGGCTGCCAGGGGAGATGGTGGCCGGGTGGGCTGTGGGGTCAGCATGCCCTCCCCCCCAGAGAAGTGTCCCGTGGACAATGCCAAGCTGACGGTGGTGGTGAACAACATCGCGGTGGCTGAGCAGATTGGCGAGCTCTTCATCCACTGCAGGCACGGTTGTCGGGCAGTGGGGGGCGGGAAGCCCACTGTCTTTGAGGTGGACCCCCGAGGGTGTCCCTTCACCATCAAGCTCAGCGCCCGGAAGTAAGTGCCCCCCTCCATCCCcagtccccaccccccaggggTACTGAGAACTGGTGCCCCTGGGGACtcagcctccccccacccacgTCCCACCTCCCCCAGGGACCACGAGGGCAGCTGTGACTACAGGCCTGTGCGGTGCCCCAACAACCCCAGCTGCCCGCCCCTTCTCAAGATGAACTTGGAGGCACACCTCAAGGAGTGCGAGCACATCAAGTGTCCCCACTCCAAGTACGGGTGAGTGGGCGGGGGTGGGCACACGGGGCtgccccggggtgggggtgggcgggcCTGAGGGGGCGAGTGGGCCTGGGCTGGCATTCACGGTCCCTCCTTCAGCAAACCTTGGTTGAGATCCGCCTGTCTGCCGGGCTCTGGGGAGACGACCTTAGCGGGAACCACACCATCGTCTATGTAATTACAAACCGAGGTACAGGTGCTGAGGAGACCTACGCACCATGGGAACACGGGGGACGGAGCGGTCAGGGAGCTGCGGGTGGTTGGGGAAGGCACGAGCTGAGAACGAATGCATGCGTGGGCACGAGCCAGGCAAAGACCTGGGTGAGGGCTTCCGGCAGCTGGCGGAATTGAGAgcagaggggaggtggggtgggagaagaGGCAGCAGCTGGCTCTTTAGGGCGGAAGCTGGTGAGGTGGTGGAGGAGCCCTTGAAGAGCTCTGAGCAGGAGTGAAGTGACTGGATTGCTGGGTAGAAGCAGGATGGGTAGGTGGGTTGGTGGGCATGCAGGTATGCAGAGGATGGTGGCCCATCGGGGCTGCAGTGGGCACAGAAGTGGGATTTGAGAGAGATTCTTGGGGTTGGGGAGGCAAAGGGAAGGGCCCAACTGGGCGGGCAGTTGAGCAGGTGGGCAGGGCAGCTGTCTTGTCCCTCCAGGTGCACGTTCATCGGAAACCAGGACACATATGAGACGCACTTGGAGACCTGCCGCTTCGAGGGCCTGAAGGAGTTCCTGCAGCAGACGGATGACCGCTTCCACGAGATGCACGTGGCGCTGGCCCAGAAGGACCAGGAGATCGCCTTCCTGCGCTCCATGCTGGGCAAGCTCTCAGAGAAGATTGACCAGCTGGAGAAGAGCCTGGAGCTCAAGTTCGGTGAGAGCCTGGGCCAGAGGTGGCAGGGGTGCAGCCCCTCCTCCTGGTCCCTGACACCCTTCTCCTGGTCCCTGCTACACAGATGTCCTGGATGAAAACCAGAGCAAGCTCAGCGAGGACCTCATGGAGTTCCGGAGGGATGCGTCCATGTTGAATGTGAGCGGGCAGGGGCCAGAtgcagggaggtggggtggggtgggggacacaggACCATCTCTCAGCTTGGGTCCCAGCAGGAGGCTTGTTCCCACTTATGATTAGGTGTCTGTGCTGGGAGGGCTGTTGCTGCATCTGCCCTGCCCCGGCAGAGCTCAGGCCTGGGGCCATGGAGGGCTGTGgagccccgcccaccccaccctctgCTCTACTCTTGGCCTCGCAGGACGAACTGTCCCACATCAATGCACGGCTGAATATGGGCATCCTAGGATGTGAGTATGGGCCCACTGCCGCTCTCGCCACCATCCCCGAAGCCCCCTCCAGTTCCCCCATCACCAGTTCCCCCATCTCTCTGTAGCCTACGACCCGCAGCAGATCTTCAAGTGCAAAGGAACTTTTGTGGGTCACCAGGGCCCCGTCTGGTGTCTCTGCGTCTACTCAATGGGGGACCTGCTCTTCAGCGGCTCCTCTGACAAGACCATCAAGGTGGGTAGGGTCCTGCCTAGGGGCTTGGCAGcctggcagggcaggggtgggcatTGTACACCAGCCTCTGCCGGCTCCAGGCCTGCCCATGGATGgggctttctcccctccccccatgctcACGTCATTCCTGCCATGGTGCCCCCTGCCACTGGGCTGACCCTGCTGGGACCTGCCCTGATCCTGGTCTCTGCAGGTGTGGGACACATGTACCACCTACAAGTGTCAGAAGACGCTGGAGGGCCATGATGGCATTGTGCTGGCACTCTGCATCCAGGGGTGAGTACAGGCACACGTGTGTCCACAGACCACAGGGCCCATGTGGAGCTGGGGATGGGAGGTCCTGTGGACCGTGAGCTTGAGTCCGTGGCTGCGCATGTCCTAGAGTGGCTCTGTCTGCTCCTCCTGGGAGACGCCCTTGACCCTGAGCAGGGCTGAATCATGGGTGGCAGCATGTGGGCCTTCCACCTCTGAAGCTGTACATTCACAGAGCAGAGCCTTGGCCCTGGAGAGCCTCAGGCAGCCAGAGGACAGAGGTGGGACCAGAGAGTGGAGGCAGGGGCTCAGCTACTGCTGGCCGACAGCCAGAGCCCGGGGCGCAGCACCACAGAGAAGCCTGCCTGGCCACCCCGTCACTCCCAGGGTGCCCCTTCTAGACCTTCCCTCATGTCTTGTGTCATGATGCTTCATGTTGTGGgcatgagtgtgtgagtgtgtgtgtatgagagagagatgCTGGCTCACAGGAAGCAACAGCTTGACTGCCAGCAACACTAACAGGGGTAATTACCTCCCAGCTCAGCTGTCAGATGCTTGCCAGGCAGGCACGGGGCTGGGCCTCCACTTCCAAGGTCCCCTCGCTGAGACAGGAAAACCGAGGCTGGGCTGAGCAGTGATCCTGGCAATGGCCCAGGCTGCTGGTTCCCAGTGGCCAGTGCTCCCCCAGCCTGGCCAGGGCATTGTCAGCGAGGGTACTGGCTTCTCGCACCCTGACACCTTGGCTTTGCTTCCCCAGGTGCAAGCTTTACAGCGGCTCAGCCGACTGCACCATCATTGTGAGTGGGGCCGGCGGGTGGGCCGGGACCCCCAGGCTCGCTGTGCCACTGGGACCTGGGCTCGGCTGGGGCCTAAGGCTTCCCGTCCTCCCTCCCGCCAGGTTTGGGACATCCAGAACCTGCAGAAGGTGAACACGATCCGGGCCCACGACAACCCGGTGTGCACGCTGGTCTCCTCACACAACATGCTCTTCAGCGGCTCCCTGAAGGCCATCAAGGTCAGGCAAGGTGGTGTACGTGTGTGCGGGGCGGCAGGGTGCCGGTGCCTGCCCCCCAGGCCTGCGCTCACGGCCGCTCCCACAGGTGTGGGACATTGTGGGCACCGAGCTGAAGCTGAAGAAGGAGCTCACTGGCCTCAACCACTGGGTGCGGGCCCTGGTGGCCGCCCAGAGCTACCTGTACAGCGGCTCCTACCAGACAATCAAGGTGCACCCTCCCTGTGCCAGCTCCATCTGCCCTGCCCCCACACTGCCAGCGTGGGGAGACCCTCACATGCACCCTGGGTGGTGGGTGGGCTGCTGAGAGGCCCAGGGGATGAGGCACCTGGCCTGGGACTAAGTGGCCCGCACTTGCCCATAGATCTGGGACATCCGGACCCTCGACTGCATCCACGTCCTGCAGACATCTGGCGGCAGCGTCTACTCTATTGCCGTGACGAATCACCACATTGTCTGTGGCACCTACGAGAACCTCATCCACGTAAGAGTGGATGCCAAGGGGCAGGGTCTGACTCTGGGCCCCTGTCTTCCTCGTCTGTCTCTGACCTGCCTGTGCCACCCCCTCAGGTGTGGGACATTGAGTCTAAGGAGCAGGTGCGGACCCTGACAGGACACGTTGGCACTGTGTACGCCCTGGCGGTCATCTCAACGCCAGACCAGACCAAAGTCTTCAGCGCATCCTATGACCGGTCTCTCAGGGTGCGAGCTGGCCTACCAATGGTGGGAGGCTCAGGGTGGGTGCCAGGCCTGGGCGGTCCTCATGTCCCATGTGCCCCCAGGTCTGGAGTATGGACAACATGATCTGCACGCAGACTCTGCTGCGTCACCAGGGCAGTGTGACTGCGCTGGCTGTGTCCCGGGGCCGGCTCTTCTCAGGAGCCGTGGACAGCACCGTGAAGGTCAGTGCCTTGGCTCAGGCCATCCAAAGGGGCTGCATGGagggaagcgggggtgggggagttgggaactagcggccctgggcagggggcagTGAAGGGCAGGTATGGACAGCAGCTGGCTCTGGGGCTGGATGGCCAAAGGAGCACCTGAAACAGAGCCTTTC
This DNA window, taken from Balaenoptera ricei isolate mBalRic1 chromosome 15, mBalRic1.hap2, whole genome shotgun sequence, encodes the following:
- the TRAF7 gene encoding E3 ubiquitin-protein ligase TRAF7 isoform X4, whose amino-acid sequence is METTFGPAFSAVTTITKADGTSTYKQHRRTPSSSSSLAYSPRDEEDSMPPISTPRRSDSAISVRSLHSESSMSLRSTFSLPEEEEEPEPLVFAEQPSVKLCCQLCCSVFKDPVITTCGHTFCRRCALKSEKCPVDNAKLTVVVNNIAVAEQIGELFIHCRHGCRAVGGGKPTVFEVDPRGCPFTIKLSARKDHEGSCDYRPVRCPNNPSCPPLLKMNLEAHLKECEHIKCPHSKYGCTFIGNQDTYETHLETCRFEGLKEFLQQTDDRFHEMHVALAQKDQEIAFLRSMLGKLSEKIDQLEKSLELKFDVLDENQSKLSEDLMEFRRDASMLNDELSHINARLNMGILGSYDPQQIFKCKGTFVGHQGPVWCLCVYSMGDLLFSGSSDKTIKVWDTCTTYKCQKTLEGHDGIVLALCIQGCKLYSGSADCTIIVWDIQNLQKVNTIRAHDNPVCTLVSSHNMLFSGSLKAIKVWDIVGTELKLKKELTGLNHWVRALVAAQSYLYSGSYQTIKIWDIRTLDCIHVLQTSGGSVYSIAVTNHHIVCGTYENLIHVWDIESKEQVRTLTGHVGTVYALAVISTPDQTKVFSASYDRSLRVWSMDNMICTQTLLRHQGSVTALAVSRGRLFSGAVDSTVKVWTC
- the TRAF7 gene encoding E3 ubiquitin-protein ligase TRAF7 isoform X3, with protein sequence MSSGKSARYNRFSGGPSNLPTPDAATGTRMETTFGPAFSAVTTITKADGTSTYKQHRRTPSSSSSLAYSPRDEEDSMPPISTPRRSDSAISVRSLHSESSMSLRSTFSLPEEEEEPEPLVFAEQPSVKLCCQLCCSVFKDPVITTCGHTFCRRCALKSEKCPVDNAKLTVVVNNIAVAEQIGELFIHCRHGCRAVGGGKPTVFEVDPRGCPFTIKLSARKDHEGSCDYRPVRCPNNPSCPPLLKMNLEAHLKECEHIKCPHSKYGCTFIGNQDTYETHLETCRFEGLKEFLQQTDDRFHEMHVALAQKDQEIAFLRSMLGKLSEKIDQLEKSLELKFDVLDENQSKLSEDLMEFRRDASMLNDELSHINARLNMGILGSYDPQQIFKCKGTFVGHQGPVWCLCVYSMGDLLFSGSSDKTIKVWDTCTTYKCQKTLEGHDGIVLALCIQGCKLYSGSADCTIIVWDIQNLQKVNTIRAHDNPVCTLVSSHNMLFSGSLKAIKVWDIVGTELKLKKELTGLNHWVRALVAAQSYLYSGSYQTIKIWDIRTLDCIHVLQTSGGSVYSIAVTNHHIVCGTYENLIHVWDIESKEQVRTLTGHVGTVYALAVISTPDQTKVFSASYDRSLRVWSMDNMICTQTLLRHQGSVTALAVSRGRLFSGAVDSTVKVWTC
- the TRAF7 gene encoding E3 ubiquitin-protein ligase TRAF7 isoform X6, translated to MSSGKSARYNRFSGGPSNLPTPDAATGTRMETTFGPAFSAVTTITKADGTSTYKQHRRTPSSSSSLAYSPRDEEDSMPPISTPRRSDSAISVRSLHSESSMSLRSTFSLPEEEEEPEPLVFAEQPSVKLCCQLCCSVFKDPVITTCGHTFCRRCALKSEKCPVDNAKLTVVVNNIAVAEQIGELFIHCRHGCRAVGGGKPTVFEVDPRGCPFTIKLSARKDHEGSCDYRPVRCPNNPSCPPLLKMNLEAHLKECEHIKCPHSKCTFIGNQDTYETHLETCRFEGLKEFLQQTDDRFHEMHVALAQKDQEIAFLRSMLGKLSEKIDQLEKSLELKFDVLDENQSKLSEDLMEFRRDASMLNDELSHINARLNMGILGSYDPQQIFKCKGTFVGHQGPVWCLCVYSMGDLLFSGSSDKTIKVWDTCTTYKCQKTLEGHDGIVLALCIQGCKLYSGSADCTIIVWDIQNLQKVNTIRAHDNPVCTLVSSHNMLFSGSLKAIKVWDIVGTELKLKKELTGLNHWVRALVAAQSYLYSGSYQTIKIWDIRTLDCIHVLQTSGGSVYSIAVTNHHIVCGTYENLIHVWDIESKEQVRTLTGHVGTVYALAVISTPDQTKVFSASYDRSLRVWSMDNMICTQTLLRHQGSVTALAVSRGRLFSGAVDSTVKVWTC
- the TRAF7 gene encoding E3 ubiquitin-protein ligase TRAF7 isoform X1 is translated as MDCKIQTRMETTFGPAFSAVTTITKADGTSTYKQHRRTPSSSSSLAYSPRDEEDSMPPISTPRRSDSAISVRSLHSESSMSLRSTFSLPEEEEEPEPLVFAEQPSVKLCCQLCCSVFKDPVITTCGHTFCRRCALKSEKCPVDNAKLTVVVNNIAVAEQIGELFIHCRHGCRAVGGGKPTVFEVDPRGCPFTIKLSARKDHEGSCDYRPVRCPNNPSCPPLLKMNLEAHLKECEHIKCPHSKYGCTFIGNQDTYETHLETCRFEGLKEFLQQTDDRFHEMHVALAQKDQEIAFLRSMLGKLSEKIDQLEKSLELKFDVLDENQSKLSEDLMEFRRDASMLNDELSHINARLNMGILGSYDPQQIFKCKGTFVGHQGPVWCLCVYSMGDLLFSGSSDKTIKVWDTCTTYKCQKTLEGHDGIVLALCIQGCKLYSGSADCTIIVWDIQNLQKVNTIRAHDNPVCTLVSSHNMLFSGSLKAIKVWDIVGTELKLKKELTGLNHWVRALVAAQSYLYSGSYQTIKIWDIRTLDCIHVLQTSGGSVYSIAVTNHHIVCGTYENLIHVWDIESKEQVRTLTGHVGTVYALAVISTPDQTKVFSASYDRSLRVWSMDNMICTQTLLRHQGSVTALAVSRGRLFSGAVDSTVKVWTC
- the TRAF7 gene encoding E3 ubiquitin-protein ligase TRAF7 isoform X2; this encodes MDCKIQTRMETTFGPAFSAVTTITKADGTSTYKQHRRTPSSSSSLAYSPRDEEDSMPPISTPRRSDSAISVRSLHSESSMSLRSTFSLPEEEEEPEPLVFAEQPSVKLCCQLCCSVFKDPVITTCGHTFCRRCALKSEKCPVDNAKLTVVVNNIAVAEQIGELFIHCRHGCRAVGGGKPTVFEVDPRGCPFTIKLSARKDHEGSCDYRPVRCPNNPSCPPLLKMNLEAHLKECEHIKCPHSKCTFIGNQDTYETHLETCRFEGLKEFLQQTDDRFHEMHVALAQKDQEIAFLRSMLGKLSEKIDQLEKSLELKFDVLDENQSKLSEDLMEFRRDASMLNDELSHINARLNMGILGSYDPQQIFKCKGTFVGHQGPVWCLCVYSMGDLLFSGSSDKTIKVWDTCTTYKCQKTLEGHDGIVLALCIQGCKLYSGSADCTIIVWDIQNLQKVNTIRAHDNPVCTLVSSHNMLFSGSLKAIKVWDIVGTELKLKKELTGLNHWVRALVAAQSYLYSGSYQTIKIWDIRTLDCIHVLQTSGGSVYSIAVTNHHIVCGTYENLIHVWDIESKEQVRTLTGHVGTVYALAVISTPDQTKVFSASYDRSLRVWSMDNMICTQTLLRHQGSVTALAVSRGRLFSGAVDSTVKVWTC
- the TRAF7 gene encoding E3 ubiquitin-protein ligase TRAF7 isoform X5, coding for MSLRSTFSLPEEEEEPEPLVFAEQPSVKLCCQLCCSVFKDPVITTCGHTFCRRCALKSEKCPVDNAKLTVVVNNIAVAEQIGELFIHCRHGCRAVGGGKPTVFEVDPRGCPFTIKLSARKDHEGSCDYRPVRCPNNPSCPPLLKMNLEAHLKECEHIKCPHSKYGCTFIGNQDTYETHLETCRFEGLKEFLQQTDDRFHEMHVALAQKDQEIAFLRSMLGKLSEKIDQLEKSLELKFDVLDENQSKLSEDLMEFRRDASMLNDELSHINARLNMGILGSYDPQQIFKCKGTFVGHQGPVWCLCVYSMGDLLFSGSSDKTIKVWDTCTTYKCQKTLEGHDGIVLALCIQGCKLYSGSADCTIIVWDIQNLQKVNTIRAHDNPVCTLVSSHNMLFSGSLKAIKVWDIVGTELKLKKELTGLNHWVRALVAAQSYLYSGSYQTIKIWDIRTLDCIHVLQTSGGSVYSIAVTNHHIVCGTYENLIHVWDIESKEQVRTLTGHVGTVYALAVISTPDQTKVFSASYDRSLRVWSMDNMICTQTLLRHQGSVTALAVSRGRLFSGAVDSTVKVWTC